The Fulvia fulva chromosome 11, complete sequence genome segment GAGTATGTGCTTGGGAGTGCGGCTCGCAGGAGTTTCAAGAACTCGAGATAGTTGTCTGCACTGTCGGGCGAGTCGGTTGGGAGTGGTTCACCTTGACTATCCGGAGCGCCAGGATACTGGGTATTCTGTTAACGATGGTCTGAAAGATTGGACTCGTTTGTAGCTCAGCTCCCAGTCGATGTCTACACCATCAAGTCCCTCGTCTTGCACGAACTTGGCGATATTGTTAGCAAAGTTTTGTCGGTTTTCAGGGTTGACGGCGGATCTCAAGACGTCGAAGCTGCTAGGCTAGACATTGTCAGCTTCCAAACGCAACACGAGACTGAGAGATAACTCACCGCGGTCGAGAACTCCCAGCCACCGAAGGACACGATCTTCTTAAACCGAGTCTCCTTCTTGAAGTCCGCCCATGCATCCTCGTAGGGACTGATTGAAAGCTGGAAGCTATCGCTCAGATCGGCGAACGCCCAATGCACGATAGTGTATCGGTCAGGAATAGAGGCGACAGACAAATGGTCGCAGGGTCGCTCAACGCTAAAAGCCTCATAGTATCCAATCCTCTCAAAGGTGGAGGGACTGACGCTAGTAATGATGTCCGTGCCGCAGTCGGATATACAGCCGTTACTACCAGGCTGAGCTGTGCCAGGGTTTCCCGTGTCGCTAAGGAAAAAGTCAGTGACGGCGATTCTATAGCGCTTTTGCTTCTCGACCTACGCTGGATTGGGCGTGCAAAAGTCCGATGTCATTCCACACTGGCCAAAGATATCATAGCATGCGTTCAAAGGACATTGGTTGAGATTAGTCCATCCAGACACATCCGACGTCGGCTCGGTGTCATCAACTTGGGGACCACAGACCGCATTTGGTACTACGGCTGGGAAAGGTGGTCTACCCGTGCTGAGACAGATCTTCATTCCAAGAAAGACATTGCCACAGCCTTGCCCTCCCCAAGTGTCGCGATTGCGGTCCTGGATGTCCTCTACGGTCATGCTGTGGGCATCTGCGATGGCTTGGCAGTAATCTCCTGACTGGATTGTGTAGGCGGAGCAAGTTCGATCAGAATTAGGCTGAGGAGAAAAGTCGGGGGGTTCGCCCGGCGAGCAGCAGACGTACTGGAAAAAGTTAGATTGATACATCCATGGAGGCCTGGCGGGGAAGAGACGCACCTGATCGACTTTGAGGGATGTACAGAA includes the following:
- a CDS encoding Killer toxin subunits alpha/beta, which codes for MYIGSQIDKASAGVVLDGFSDRIGQGNLQRLAVQTCSETKNISSPQYFGVAVANAGGVVAVQDALRSWNEAQCVNGDSKTAWSGPELSTVSGTEVSVDPDAVTSDGDGLQGRSLHARDTCKYTQVQAGDGCYAVAERCGCTQDELASYNGGGNFCTSLKVDQVRLFPARPPWMYQSNFFQYVCCSPGEPPDFSPQPNSDRTCSAYTIQSGDYCQAIADAHSMTVEDIQDRNRDTWGGQGCGNVFLGMKICLSTGRPPFPAVVPNAVCGPQVDDTEPTSDVSGWTNLNQCPLNACYDIFGQCGMTSDFCTPNPAIAVTDFFLSDTGNPGTAQPGSNGCISDCGTDIITSVSPSTFERIGYYEAFSVERPCDHLSVASIPDRYTIVHWAFADLSDSFQLSISPYEDAWADFKKETRFKKIVSFGGWEFSTAPSSFDVLRSAVNPENRQNFANNIAKFVQDEGLDGVDIDWELSYKRVQSFRPSLTEYPVSWRSG